In Spinacia oleracea cultivar Varoflay chromosome 5, BTI_SOV_V1, whole genome shotgun sequence, a single window of DNA contains:
- the LOC110804939 gene encoding protein NRT1/ PTR FAMILY 2.11 produces the protein MEETKRVDDNEKPKFNYRGLKAMPFIIGNETFEKLGAIGTLSNLLVYLTTVFNMKTITATTLITIFNGTTNFATLLGAFLSDTYFGRYTTLGFATIASFLGLFVIDLTAVIKKLHPPPCGDEERNCTGPSQGQTAFLLMGFGLLIVGAAGIRPCNLAFGADQFNPNTESGKRGINSFFNWYFFTYTFAQMVSLTLIVYVQSNVSWSIGLAIPAGLMFIACLLFFMGSKIYVKIKPQGSPMLSLIQVIVAAIRKSKLKHPDSQSSSVLKFVSSDSFNSKLPHTNQFRFFEKAAIITPDDQIKPDGSAADAWKLCTMQQVEELKCILRVLPIWASAIIYHVPIVLMHTYVIFQALQSDRSFGKTKFKIPASSYIVFMMISLTVWIPIYDRILVPFLEKIKGKEGGITILQRMGIGIVFSILTMLVAGLIESHRRNLALTEPTLGIFPRKGEISSMSSFWLVFPLGLAGLAEAFMAIGQVEFYYKQFPENMRSIAGSIFFLGIGMSSYLTSLLISIVHRTTKKGTSGDWLDEDLNKGKLDYFYYMIGALCTVNFLYFLGCSKWFKYKGSNENAKKIDIEPIGCVELSESQKGSV, from the exons ATGGAAGAAACTAAGCGAGTTGACGACAATGAAAAGCCAAAGTTCAACTACAGAGGACTAAAGGCCATGCCTTTCATTATAG GAAATGAGACATTCGAAAAACTCGGAGCAATAGGTACCTTGTCCAACTTGTTGGTGTACTTGACAACAGTATTCAACATGAAGACGATTACAGCAACAACTTTGATCACCATCTTTAATGGCACCACCAACTTTGCAACTTTGTTAGGGGCTTTCCTTTCTGATACCTACTTTGGCCGCTACACCACCCTGGGATTCGCCACCATTGCCTCGTTTCTG GGATTATTTGTTATAGACCTAACAGCAGTAATCAAGAAGCTTCATCCTCCCCCATGCGGAGACGAGGAAAGAAACTGCACTGGACCGTCACAAGGACAGACAGCATTTTTACTGATGGGGTTCGGACTACTGATAGTAGGAGCAGCAGGAATAAGACCGTGTAACTTAGCCTTCGGAGCTGATCAGTTCAACCCTAATACAGAATCAGGAAAAAGAGGGATCAACAGTTTCTTCAATTGGTACTTCTTCACTTACACTTTTGCACAAATGGTGTCTTTGACACTGATAGTGTATGTGCAATCCAATGTGAGTTGGAGCATCGGATTAGCCATTCCTGCAGGTCTTATGTTCATTGCTTGTTTGCTGTTCTTCATGGGTTCCAAGATTTATGTGAAGATTAAGCCTCAAGGTAGTCCTATGTTGAGTTTAATTCAGGTTATAGTTGCTGCAATAAGAAAAAGCAAACTGAAGCACCCGGATTCTCAGTCGAGTTCTGTGCTGAAGTTTGTGTCTTCTGATTCTTTCAACTCCAAATTGCCTCACACAAACCAGTTCAG ATTCTTTGAGAAAGCCGCGATAATAACCCCTGACGACCAAATCAAACCTGACGGTTCAGCAGCTGATGCTTGGAAACTCTGCACAATGCAGCAGGTAGAAGAACTGAAATGCATACTAAGAGTGTTACCCATTTGGGCATCAGCCATAATATACCATGTTCCTATCGTGCTGATGCACACGTACGTGATATTCCAAGCACTTCAATCTGATAGAAGCTTTggaaaaacaaaattcaaaattccagcTTCATCCTACATCGTTTTCATGATGATAAGCCTCACTGTTTGGATCCCAATCTATGATCGGATATTAGTCCCATTCCTCGAGAAAATCAAAGGAAAAGAGGGTGGAATCACGATTCTTCAAAGGATGGGAATCGGGATAGTATTCTCCATTCTCACAATGCTCGTGGCAGGGTTGATAGAAAGTCATCGCAGGAACCTTGCACTAACAGAACCAACACTCGGAATTTTCCCAAGAAAAGGAGAGATTTCTTCAATGTCAAGTTTCTGGCTGGTTTTTCCTTTAGGTTTAGCAGGACTTGCAGAAGCATTCATGGCGATTGGTCAGGTGGAATTCTACTACAAACAGTTTCCTGAAAACATGAGGAGCATTGCTGGATCTATCTTCTTTTTAGGGATCGGAATGTCGAGCTACTTAACCAGTTTGTTGATCTCTATAGTTCATAGAACGACAAAGAAAGGAACATCAGGTGATTGGTTAGATGAAGATCTTAACAaagggaaattggattatttcTATTACATGATAGGTGCACTATGTACAGTAAACTTTCTGTATTTCCTTGGGTGTTCTAAATGGTTTAAGTATAAAGGGAGTAATGAAAATGCCAAGAAAATAGATATAGAACCTATAGGTTGTGTAGAACTTAGTGAGTCTCAGAAGGGATCTGTATGA